The following nucleotide sequence is from Ailuropoda melanoleuca isolate Jingjing chromosome 12, ASM200744v2, whole genome shotgun sequence.
CATTTACTACCAAAACCACACACGGCCCCTTCTAGAAGCCCAGCAGAACACCTGTCCTCTGTGctcagtgtctttatttttttttaacttatttatttgagagagagagagaaagagagcacacacatgggagcaggggggtggggaggggcagagggagagggacagagagattctcaagcagactccccctgatcggggagccccatgtggggctcgatcccaggaccccacgatcatgacctgagccaaaatcaagagtctgatgctcaaccaaccgagccacccaggtgcccccagacagGGTCTTTAAATAAAAGCTGTACCCCGGGCAGACGCGACCATACCGTAGTAGCAGAATCCAGCTGCATTTGGCCGCCATCTTGCAAGATCCCAGTCCCGCGCGCAGGCGCTCCCTGGACTCAGCCTCCTCTCGCAACGAGGGAGGACGAGGCTATACCCACGTTGTTCACTTTGGTGGCCACCAGCCTCGCGTGGCtcctgagcacttgaaatgggcCAGTCCAAATTGAGACGTGCTGTGCATAATATATGCCCAAGATTCTGAagacttgggggcgcctgggcggctcagtcggcgAAGCAgtcaattcttgatttcagctcaggtcactgtGTCAGGGTTGacactgagccctgagtcaggctccgtgctgagcgtggagcctgcttaagattttctcccccccccatgcGCTCGCACtctttgtttaaaacaaataagttttaaaaaagaaaagattttgaagacttagtataaaaaaaagtaaaatatcttatCAATAACTTCACGTTGATTACATGTTGCaacaaaaatatttgggggacacctgggtggctcagtcagttaagcatcagacttgatttcggctcaggttgtgatctcagggctgtgagaccgagccccacgatgggctccatgcccagtggggagtccgcttgagattctctctctcttcctctgcccctccccctgcttgcactctctctctctctaaaataaataaataaaatctttaaaaatatattttggatatattgtgTTAGGCAAAATATAGCTTTGACTGtattaatatttgatatattagatatcattatgtaatataactaaaatatagtaatagcattattattttaatatattaatatagtgttaatatacattttctatattatgtaatagttatgttttaatattatctacttgtaaatataattttatataacataATTATGTAACATTATTCATATAATACATAActgcataatatataatattcataagatataattgatatatcaTTCATATAATTGTTAacataacatataattatatcataaaatttattactattatttcatctgtttctttttaatttttttaagttaatttatttatttaagtcatctctacacccaatgtgggactcaaactcaacaaccccgagatcaagagtcgtacgctccaccaactgagtcagccaggtgcccctggttctcCTTAATTTTTTAGTGTGGCAAGTAGTAAATTGAAACTACCATGAGGCTcacatcatatttctttttttttttaagattttatttatttatttgaccgagagagagagagagacagccagcgaaagagggaacacaagcagggggagtgggagaggaagaagcaggctcatagcggaggagcctgatgcggggctcgatcccataatgctgggatcacgccctgagccgaaggcagacgcttaatgactgcgccacccaggcacccctcacatcaTATTTCTGCTGGATGGGGCTGGTCTGTGCAATATTTCTAGCCAAtccacacacaagcacacacacacacaaaacaccaaacagaaatgttttaaagtcATTGATAAATAACACAACATTacaatgcttatttttttaaattttcattattcaaGTGCTGCAGactggttttttcttctttaagatttatttagttattttagagcgAAAGAGGGCAcgcagggggaggagcagtgggggagggagaaagagagtctcaagccgactccacaccgAGCTCACATAGCCCCTCCTCCCAAAGTGGgtttcgatcccaggaccccaagatcatgacctgagctgaaatcaagagttggctgcttgtccgacggagccccccaggagcccccagactagtttttttttaaagtcaaaagtcCACGTGACCGACAGAGCATTCCTTGAAAGTGCAAATACAGAGAGTGCAATCGTGGTTGCCAGGGGTCCGGGACAAGactgggagggtggagggacgTGGGGGTGGCTGACAAAGGGCATTATGAGGGATCCTAGTGGTGACGAAAATCTCCTGCCCCTCGAGTGTATCAATGTCAACATCCTAGTCGTGATCTTGTAATGTCATTTTGCAAGAGGTTTCTAGAGTGAAGCAGGTCAAGGGCACacaagaagtttttcttttccttcttttttttttttttgagaagtgtGCGCAAAACAGCAGTTTACAACGTAAAAAGTCAAATTTCCCTGTGACCGTCTTTCCCCCCAAGGTGCCCAGCCAGTGTTTCCCAACCCCTCCCTTCAGCAAGCCTTCGTCACACCTGCTTTTCACCACAACCACGCACCATCATTTTACTTCATGCATTTTTTCGAAACCCAATTAAATAACACTTTAACTCGCCGCTTGTCTTTCAATCAACTCACTTAGAAAAGCTTAGCCAGTGAATTTTGCTTTGTCCTTGACAAGAATACCTTTTGAGAAGCtccttagagtttttttttttccccagctctccataaaataaatacattactaTGATTTAAAGGTTCGAATGTTTCCgtttgtctgttttctctgtaTCCAATGTGTTCTCTTTGCCATGTCCCCCTGCGCAGACAGGCGGGGCGCCGTTTGGGGTGCTCCGGGGTAATACTGGTTTCTGCTCGTTTTCCAAAGCCCTTGGATGGAAAGAAAAGTCGCGGGTCCCTAGAGGGCCCTGTGGATCCTGAAGGCGAGGGAGGACCCGTCTGGAAAGATGGAGAGGAATGGCAGAGAGTTCACTCGAACACCAGCACCCCACCAAGGGCTGGGgtaagagaagcagagagagaggggcaggcgGGAAGGGGGAGCATGGAGCAGATGGCGGCCGGGAGGCCCTCCCCTCACACCGCCTGGCTCTTGGGGGCCGGGGTGTCCACTGTGGAGAGGGTGAAGGACTTGCTGTCCCTGCCCACGGAGTCCTCGGTCAGCACGTGCCGGAGCTTGGCCGGGAGGGACTTCAGGAAGCGGCCGTGGAACCCCTGAGCGGCTACCACGTAGATGATAGGGTTTATACAGCAGTTGATGTAGGCGACAGACACGCACAGGGCGTCCAAACTGGACACGGCCATGAAGATTTCTGAGCTCCTGTGGAATATGGCCAGCATCAGCCCGGTGACCTGGTAGGGCAGCCAGAAGACGAAGAAGCTGgtcaccaccgccaccaccaccttGAGCGTCTTGGTGGAGCGGGTGGCGCTGCGGCTCCAGGTCCGGACCAGGAGGAAGGTGTAACAGATCCCAAGCGTCACCAGCGGCCACAGGAAGCCCACGATCAGCCGGAGGATGGCCACGCCCCTCTCCAGATGCTCCCTGCCAAGGCCATAGTTGACGCTGCAGGTGGCCCTGTAGGGAAAGGACTCTACGTGCACCGAGCGGAAAATGAAGGAGGGGATGGTCAGCAGCAGGGCCACGCCCCAGGCCACGGCGCAGGCCACCCAGGCCAGCTGCGCCCCTCGGTAGTTCTGGCACCAGATGGGGTTAAACACCAACAGAAAGCGGTCGGCGCTGATGGCAGCCAGGAGCAAGATGCTGGCGTACATGTTGAGCAAGATGAGAGACGGCAGGACGTGGCAGGCGCCGCTGCCGAAGGGCCAGTGGCTGTGCTGTACGACGGAGGCAAACAAGATGGGCAATGCCAGGCAGGATAGGAGATCTGCCACCGCCAGGTTGAGAAACCAGATGGCATTGATGGTCCGCCGGACCTCGTAGCCTGTCACCCAGACCACCAGGCAGTTGCCCGGCACTCCCACCAGGAAGACAACGGTGTAGATTACCAGGGCAATCGTACTGGGAATAGACAGCTTGGGGGCACTGGGAGACGCATCCACAGGCATGTTGGGGTCCAGGGTGGCAGTGCCATAGTCAGGGTACTCAAGGGTGCTGAACTCCATGGAGGCCTGGGTGGAATCAGAGAGGCAAGAGGAGGATGAGTCCGCAGAAAGGTGAGAGGGGCCCGTCGGAGCTACGTGGCTGGGAGCCCATCCCGTCGCTTCTCTGAACCCCAGGTTTCTCCCCAGGAGAATGGGGGTGTTGAGGGCTGAGAGCCAGCTAGGGGGTCAGACCACTTGTAAGAATGGAAAATCCTTCCATGCCGATTAGTCCCCCTGCCACTCTGTCGCCTCCCCCTGAAGTCCCTGGATATCCCTTAGGATCCAGGAACCAAATGGTTAAAACCTCGTCCCGCTGCAACGCTGTGGTCCCCTCCATTCTGGCTGGCACGTACCCAGGACACAGTGCTTCTCAGCTATTTTTAATGCCATCAACAAACTGAGATGATATTACTGGGTAGTTACCCCACGgccacccaccaccaccatcaccccctTTGGCCGCCTTCCACCCACTGACGTAGCTCCGTGCTCCATCTGGGAGTGGCTCCCCAGAGAAGGCAGTGGCTCAGCAGTGCCTCACATACTCGGGCACAACATTAAAATGAGAGGAAGGGGGAACCAAAAAACTcggtcgggggcgcctgggtggctcagtcagtgaagcatctgcctttggctcaggtcatgatcccagggtcctgagatcgagtcccgcactgggcgccctgctcagcagggagtctgcctctccctcaccctctccctctgtgctcactctctctctcaaataaataaaatctttaaaagagagagagagagagagagagaataacgGGGAAATGCCGAAAGGACACAAGAGACAGCCTGAGAGGAACCCCTAGTCAAAGATAAGCCAATTTGAGTATATAATAATGACGATGATGATGGAATGGAATGAAACACGTTAATATACAAAGATCTGTGAGttcaaaatgataataaaaacaagcaaacccattggtcactcttttttttccggaaaggaaataaaccaaacaTTTATCCTGCCATTTCTGCACAGGGTATATTTCAGGGAAATCAAGAAGCgatgggggaggggcgcctgggtggcacagcggttaagcgtctgcctttggctcagggcgtgatcccggtgttatgggatcgagacccgcatcaggctccttcggtatgagcctgcttcttcctctcccactccccctgcttgtgttccctctctcactggctgtctctatctctgtcgaaaaaatacataaaatctttaaaaaaaaaaaaaaaaaaagaagcgatGGGGGAAAGCCGTCAGCTGGAGAAAAGTCTAAGAATAATACCTGCAGAAGGAATGACAGAGTTCAGGAAGTAATGGGTCTGGGTGGTGACCCTCAACACCTGATAAAACCAGAGGGTGAAAGACTGATGGGAACTTTATAATAAACGGGCTGGGCTCGGACCCCAGCCCATCAACCTCACATCTGAAGAAGAGAGACAATCGGACATTCTGTTCTATCTGATCTGATGCTTTAGAAAGGACACAGCACCACCTATGAGCGATTCttgccaaataaatgaatgtgagTCTAATCAAGGTTCTAGATCAAAAACTACCAGtcttggtgcacctgggtggctcggtcagttgagcatctgactcttggtttcggctcaggtgatcttgagggtcatgggatcgagccccatattgggctctgtgctgggcctgcttgggattctctctctccctctgcccctcccccgactcttgcgctctctctctcaaaacaaaacaaaacagaaaacaaaactaccagTCCACAGgaaaagcaggggagaggggaacaTGATAAATAACACGACGGAGCCAAAGTCAGACCACGGGAAACTACAGGACAAATAGTCTGTTTACTCCCACAGATAAATGGCATTATAGacaaaaacaagaaggaaggaaggaaggaaggaaggaaggaaggaaggaaggaagaaagaaagaaagaagaaggaagaaggaaggaaggcaaagggaagggaaggaaaatgtcGTGGATTTAGAGAGATTTAGAGGCATATCAAGCAAAGGTCATATGGAGACCTCATTTGGATATTGATTGGAAGACTCAACTGCCAAATCAAACATTTTTGAGACACTGGGACTCTTAAAAAATGGAgtgggtaggggcgcctgggtggcttagtcgtttagcgtctgccttcggctcagggcgtgatcccagcattatgggatcgagccccacatcaggctcctctgctatgagcctgcttcttcctctcccactccccctgcttgtgttctctctctcgctggctgtctctctctgtcaaataaataaataaaatctttaaaaaaatggagtggGTATTTGACAACAGTAAGGAATCAGTGCTAATTTTATTGAAGGTGATGTGGTTTTgtgctatgtttttaaaaaaaaaggaggggggaaggctgtttctgataaaaatatatagcCAGTAAAATGGGACGTCTTGGATTTGTTTTCAAACACCCCAGCAATGGAACTCCCGGCTGGCTCTgtcggtggagcgtgcaactcttgatctcagggttgttaagtTTGAGACCCACCACGGATGTAGAGATTacgttaaaaaaattttaaggggcgcctgggtggcacagcggttaagcatctgccttcggctcagggcgtgatcccggtgttatgggatcgagccccacatcaggctcctctgctatgagcctgcttcttcctctcccactccctctgcttgtgttctctctctcgctggctgtctctatctctgtcaaataaataaataaaatctttaaaaaaaatttttttaaagaccttttttttttcccagagagagAGCGATTGCACGCATACACAGGAGCaggggtggaaggggaggggcagagggagagggagaatcccaagcaggccgcACACCCAGCCTGGGCCCTccatgaggctcgatctcacaacactgatatcatgacctgagccaaaatcaagagtgcgacgcttaactgactgagccaccaaggtgcgcGCACCCCCaaatttaaagatcttttttaaaaaaaattttttttcaaaaaaaaaaatccagcaaaagaaataactgggagacaggaaggaaggagaggactgTGGGTGACTAAGAATAGCAAAACATTGATAACTGTGGAAGCAGGGTCATGGGTACACCAGGGTTCACAGTATCCTTCTCTCTACTTCTGTGTGTTTGAAGTTTTCCATAATGAGATAACGAGCAGAGAGGTCCTGAGCACGTCTTCCCACGCCGAGCTGCTGGGAGTACGATGCCCCCCAAGAGAGAAAGTGTCTGTGAGTCGCGACTGAGCTGGAGAGAGCCTTATAGGCAAATCCGTGCCTCAGAGGCACCCGATGCAGCAGGAAAATCTGCATGGGATGATTACAGCCAAGCATCCAGTATTTATACAGCCATTACCATGAGCAAGACTAGCATTAGCTCTTCCGATCCTGGCCACGCCCCCTAGAAGTCAGAGCTATTAatatgcccattttcttttttttttttattaaagatttttatttatttatttgacagagaaacagccagcgagagagggaacacaagcagggggagtgggagagggaaagcaggctcccagtggagcagagagcccgatgcggggctcgatcccaggaccctgggaccacaccctgagccgaaggcagacacttaggcGCCCCAAATATGCCCATTTTCTTGACGAGGACAGGGAGGTACAGAAAGGTAAAGCAGCCTGATCTAGGTCACGTGGTTAGGATTTCAAACCATGTAGGCTGGCACGCAAACCTGGGCAGACCGTTTCTAAGAGGGCCTGTGGACGGAGGAAGAAACGTCAGGGGCGCGCTCCGTGGCCCTTGGAGCTAGCCCATCCCTGAAGGCCACTTTGTCACCAACCcagggaaaggagacagagaggaagggaaatggtTGTTACAGAAATCTCCGGAGCTGGACGTTTTGCGCACCCGGATTTGCAGGCTGAGGGTTATATCCACCTTGTGGATTATAGGTTCGGGCACCCAGCCAGCCgagtgcctggcactcagtatGGGCACGAGAAAGGGCCGCCAATATAACCATTATTTCTCGACGTTATGATGATCCCAGAGCCCAGATCTTTCCCTGAAgcactcatttttatttctcagtccCTTTACGTTGCTGGAAGGTGGGCCAGGCTGGTGGCCCAGGGGGTCCTTGCGNggggggggggggggggggcgcataTCAGGGATTATGTCATTATTCAAAGGGAAAGTGTCAATGTCAGCCGAGGAGGGGAGGAGCCGGGTTTGGTAGGTCCACGCCATAAAGTAGgattcagccgtaaaaaggaCTGCGGCGAGCTACAGTGTGTGTTTCTTCTGGGGTGACAGTGATGTTCTAGAAACAGAGCTCACGGTTGCAGGACATAGTGAAGGTACCACAAACAGCTCTGTATCGTGcgctttaaaatggtgaattatatggtatgtgaatttcactcaattaaaaaaaaatgctagtgtCATGCCACTaagggaggggtgagggattGCTCCTCGTGAACGGGCAGCCAAATGCCATGTGACAGACATGCTgggctggagcccagagcaggaaaAACCCATTCACCGCAAAGGGTATATTTGAACAACTGAGCAAGTTTGCATACGGTCTGTAGCCTAGACAATAATATTGCACCAAATGTTACATTTCCCAATGATAATTGTGCTCCGCTCATGGCGGTGATGGTAATCGCGCTTGAGAAATAAACATTAAGGTATTTGAGGGTCAGAGGGCGTGATGCCCACCACTTACTCTCAAATTGTTTAGAAGAAAAGGtgatagatacagatacagattgCTAGAAAGATTGATGCCAGATAGGCAGATGATTGATTGAGAAAGCAAATTTGGAGAATCTGGGTAAAGACCCTATTATATGGGAGTTCTTTGTATTAGTCTTGCAATTTTCTGTAAGtgtgaaaatttttcaaaagagaaagctCAAATTGTTGAAGCATTTCTATTGGTAAATAGCCCCTGCTGGGAGCCTTATCCCTACcgtcccccatcccctccccctgcccccagcaccctgGCTTCTTCCAATTTTCTTCTGGGACCcatccacccccatccctccactcccccacc
It contains:
- the C5AR1 gene encoding C5a anaphylatoxin chemotactic receptor 1 → MASMEFSTLEYPDYGTATLDPNMPVDASPSAPKLSIPSTIALVIYTVVFLVGVPGNCLVVWVTGYEVRRTINAIWFLNLAVADLLSCLALPILFASVVQHSHWPFGSGACHVLPSLILLNMYASILLLAAISADRFLLVFNPIWCQNYRGAQLAWVACAVAWGVALLLTIPSFIFRSVHVESFPYRATCSVNYGLGREHLERGVAILRLIVGFLWPLVTLGICYTFLLVRTWSRSATRSTKTLKVVVAVVTSFFVFWLPYQVTGLMLAIFHRSSEIFMAVSSLDALCVSVAYINCCINPIIYVVAAQGFHGRFLKSLPAKLRHVLTEDSVGRDSKSFTLSTVDTPAPKSQAV